A genome region from Triticum aestivum cultivar Chinese Spring chromosome 2B, IWGSC CS RefSeq v2.1, whole genome shotgun sequence includes the following:
- the LOC123043278 gene encoding phosphoglycerate mutase-like protein 1 — protein sequence MEASAVAALYPAHRCKTLYLVRHAQGFHNAAEESDVIDHTSPALLDAQLTPLGWSQVDCLRDHVTKCGLAKKIELVIVSPLMRTLQTAVGVFGGGNYTDGVSAPPLMVEGAENSGRQPISSLNCPPFLAAEACREQLSVLTSDKRSSITRYRTLFPAIDFSLIENDEDVLWGPDIVEANESVAARGMNFFDWLWTREEKEIAVVTHCGFLYHTLNMYGKECHPAVAEELGKVFANCELRSMVLVDRSKLGLDTSTYNFAGKIPAGLDMPSDVAEKKQAEGASKN from the exons ATGGAGGCCAGCGCCGTCGCAGCTCTGTATCCCGCGCACCGATGCAAAACCTTATACCTG GTGAGGCATGCGCAGGGTTTCCACAACGCGGCAGAAGAGTCGGATGTTATAGACCACACTTCACCTGCGCTGCTTGATGCCCAACTTACCCCTTTGGGCTGGAGCCAA GTTGATTGCCTGCGAGACCATGTGACAAAATGTGGACTAGCAAAAAAGATTGAGTTGGTTATCGTTTCCCCTCTAATGAG GACTCTGCAAACTGCAGTGGGGGTCTTTGGTGGTGGGAACTATACTGATGGAGTAAGCGCACCCCCATTAATGGTAGAAGGTGCAGAAAACAGTGGACGTCAGCCGATTTCAAGTTTGAACTGCCCGCCGTTTCTTGCAGCTGAGGCCTGCAGGGAGCAGTTG AGTGTTCTTACCTCTGACAAGAGGAGCAGCATAACAAGATACCGGACTCTCTTTCCTGCCATTGATTTTTCCTTG ATAGAGAATGATGAAGATGTTCTTTGGGGACCCGATATCGTAGAAGCAAATGAGTCTGTTGCTGCCAGGGGCATGAATTTCTTTGACTG GTTATGGacaagagaagagaaagagatagCTGTTGTCACCCATTGTGGCTTCTTGTATCACACCCTAAACATGTATGGTAAAGAGTGTCATCCAGCCGTAGCAGAGGAACTGGGCAAGGT CTTTGCAAACTGCGAGCTCCGGTCGATGGTGTTGGTCGACAGAAG TAAGCTTGGATTGGATACCTCTACATACAATTTCGCTGGGAAGATACCGGCCGGGCTTGATATGCCCAGCGATGTCGCGGAGAAGAAGCAGGCTGAAGGAGCTAGCAAGAACTGA
- the LOC123043277 gene encoding phosphoglycerate mutase-like protein 1, translating into MLPNPPFSTTTGAALRLCLPIPPRAAASASSSSSRSHSFAAAGRVSLRRRRRRASFTDCRCSSSSSPEMEAGAGTALYPAHRCKTIYLVRHAQGIHNVEGEKDFAAYKSHALLDAQLTPLGWSQVDTLRDHVTKCGLAKKIELVIVSPLLRTIQTAVGVFGGGNYIDGASASPLMVEGAGNSERQPISSLNCPPFLAVEACREHLGVHPCDKRSSITKYRTLFPAIDFSLIENDEDVLWEPDVRETNESVALRGMKFFDWLWTREEKEIAIVSHSGFLYHTLNMYGKECHPTIAEELGKHFANCELRSMVLVDRSNLGSDASKYNFAGKIPTGLDMPSDVADEKQAEEASKN; encoded by the exons atgctgccgaatcctCCTTTTAGTACCACCACCGGCGCGGCCCTCCGCCTCTGCCTCCCTATCCCGCCTCGGGCCGCTGCCTCTGCCTCATCGTCCTCCTCGCGCTCGCACTCCTTCGCCGCTGCCGGACGGGTttccctccgccgtcgccgccgccgcgcttccttCACCGACTgccgctgctcctcctcctcctccccag AAATGGAGGCCGGCGCTGGCACGGCTCTGTACCCCGCGCACCGATGCAAAACCATATACCTG GTGAGGCATGCCCAGGGTATTCACAATGTGGAAGGCGAGAAGGATTTTGCAGCATACAAGTCACATGCGCTGCTTGATGCTCAACTTACCCCTTTGGGCTGGAGCCAA GTTGATACCCTGCGAGATCATGTGACAAAATGTGGACTAGCAAAAAAGATTGAGTTGGTTATTGTTTCCCCTCTACTCAG GACTATACAAACTGCAGTGGGGGTCTTTGGTGGTGGGAACTATATTGATGGAGCAAGTGCATCACCATTGATGGTAGAGGGTGCTGGAAACAGTGAACGTCAGCCGATTTCAAGTTTGAACTGCCCACCGTTTCTCGCAGTTGAGGCTTGCAGAGAGCACCTG GGTGTTCATCCCTGTGACAAGAGGAGCAGCATAACAAAATACCGTACTCTCTTTCCTGCCATTGATTTTTCCTTG ATCGAGAATGATGAAGATGTTCTCTGGGAACCCGATGTCAGAGAAACAAATGAGTCTGTTGCTCTCAGGGGCATGAAGTTCTTTGACTG GTTATGGacgagagaagagaaagagatagCTATTGTCAGCCATAGTGGTTTCTTGTATCACACCTTGAACATGTATGGTAAAGAGTGTCATCCAACAATAGCAGAGGAACTGGGAAAGCA CTTCGCCAACTGTGAGCTCCGGTCGATGGTCTTGGTCGACAGAAG TAACCTTGGATCGGATGCCTCTAAATACAACTTCGCTGGGAAGATACCGACCGGGCTTGATATGCCCAGCGATGTCGCAGACGAGAAGCAGGCTGAAGAAGCTAGCAAGAACTGA